The sequence GTGGCCCCCGTTGTCTCGGAAGTGCTCCCCCATGGCGCAGCCCGAGTACGGGGCAAGATACTGCAGAGGAGCGGGATCGGATGCCGCCGCGTTGACGACGATGGTGTGACTCATCGCATCCGATTCTTCGAGGGTCTTCACCACCTGGGCAACCGTGGACAACTTTTGCCCGATCGCTACATAGACGCAGATGACGTTCTTTCCCTTCTGGTTCAAGATGCTATCGACCGCAATCGCCGTCTTACCAGTTTGACGGTCGCCGATGACGAGCTCCCGTTGGCCGCGCCCGATCGGAATCATGGCGTCGACTGCCTTCACTCCCGTTTGAAGGGGCTCCTTGACAGGTTGGCGGTCCACGATACCCGGAGCAATGCGCTCGACGGGATTGAAGTTCTTGGAATGGATGGGACCCTTGCCATCGATGGGCCGCCCGAGCGCGTCTACGACCCGGCCAACGAGACCGTCGCCCACGGGGACCTGGAGAATCTTGCGTGTTCTCCTCGCCTCGTCTCCCTCCTTGATGTAGGTCGTATTGCCGAACAAAACGAGACCTACGGCCTCTTCTTCCAGATTCAGGGCGAGCCCGAAGACCTCGTTGGGGAGCTCGACGAGCTCCCCGTACATGACGCCTTCGAGGCCGTGCACGCGCGCGATCCCGTCGCCGGCGGAAACGACCGTACCCACCTCGGCAACTTCCACACGGGATTCGTAATCCCCGATTTGTTCCTTCAGAATCTTTGTTATCTCGTCCGCTCTTATTTCCATATTTCTCTATTCTGCCGCGCGTTCGACCGCCAACGGGGCGATAGAGCTCGGGCGTTTGACTTCACTGCCCTGACAGGGCTCTTTGTCTGAATTGGCGCAGCTCGGCCGCGACACTCGCATCGAATATACGGTTTCC comes from Vicinamibacteria bacterium and encodes:
- the atpA gene encoding F0F1 ATP synthase subunit alpha, which encodes MEIRADEITKILKEQIGDYESRVEVAEVGTVVSAGDGIARVHGLEGVMYGELVELPNEVFGLALNLEEEAVGLVLFGNTTYIKEGDEARRTRKILQVPVGDGLVGRVVDALGRPIDGKGPIHSKNFNPVERIAPGIVDRQPVKEPLQTGVKAVDAMIPIGRGQRELVIGDRQTGKTAIAVDSILNQKGKNVICVYVAIGQKLSTVAQVVKTLEESDAMSHTIVVNAAASDPAPLQYLAPYSGCAMGEHFRDNGGHAFCIYDDLSKHAAAYREISLLLRRPPGREAFPGDVFYLHSRLLERAAKLSEAMGGGSLTAFPFIETQAGDLSAYVPTNVISITDGQIYLESDLFNAGIRPAINVGNSVSRVGGSAQIKAMRQVAGTMRLELAQYREMAAFAQFGSDLDKATQAQLAKGERLVQILKQDQYEPVPVEKQVAVIYAANNGYLDDLPVSECRRFEARLYEYLDERHPGVLQAIREKKTLEEDLKAKLERALDEFKERFKSEASESSAA